One segment of Toxotes jaculatrix isolate fToxJac2 chromosome 8, fToxJac2.pri, whole genome shotgun sequence DNA contains the following:
- the lpcat3 gene encoding lysophospholipid acyltransferase 5 has product MAAPLLEKLSESLGSPEPAVRLILSILIGYPCALVYRKFLFYQPATVVHLFHTFSGLALAAFNFGPQLYHSAVCILVQFLMLRLMGRTVTAVLSSFTFQMVYLLAGYYYTATEEYDIKWTMPHCVLMLKLVGLSFDYYDGGKEPSQLNSEQKQAALQSVPSLLEVCGFSYFYGGFLVGPQFTMRSYQRLVAGELTDCPGKPPNSFIPAMKRFTLGFAFLVIFAVFGPYYPDSYYLTDEYEAQPFWYRCVFILLWAKVILYKYVSCWLIAEGVCILSGLGYSGVVDGKHQWDACANMKVWLFETTPLFGGTIASFNINTNAWAARHVFKRLKFLGNKTMSHVATLFFLTVWHGLHSGYILCFSMEFFIITVERQALALVRDSPLLTKLANSAFYPLIYVVQQFIHWLFMGYPLVPFCLFTYDKWLKVYSSVYFCGHIFFLVAFLIMPYLRMVLVPKKERSQKKKE; this is encoded by the exons ATGGCGGCTCCCTTGCTGGAGAAACTGTCGGAGTCTTTAGGTTCCCCGGAGCCAGCGGTTCGACTCATTTTATCAATTTTAATCG GGTATCCCTGTGCTCTGGTGTACCGGAAGTTCTTGTTCTACCAGCCTGCCACTGTTGTCCACTTGTTCCACACATTCTCTGGACTGGCTCTAGCAGCATTCAACTTtg GCCCTCAGCTTTATCACTCCGCAGTATGCATCCTTGTCCAATTCCTGAtgctgaggctcatgggaagGACAGTAACAGCTGTCCTGAGCAGCTTTACCTTTCAAATG GTATACCTGCTGGCAGGGTATTACTACACAGCAACAGAGGAGTATGACATCAAGTGGACCATGCCTCATTGTGTCCTCATGCTTAAACTTGTTG GTTTGTCATTTGATTACTATGACGGCGGGAAGGAACCA TCCCAGCTGAATTCAGAGCAGAAGCAAGCAGCCCTGCAGTCTGTGCCTTCTCTGCTCGAGGTCTGTGGCTTTTCCTACTTCTATGGAGGCTTTCTGGTGGGGCCCCAGTTTACAATGCGCAGCTACCAGAGGCTGGTGGCAGGGGAGCTCACCGACTGCCCTGGAAAGCCTCCAAACAG ttttataccAGCTATGAAGAGGTTTACTCTGGGTTTTGCCTTCCTGGTGATATTTGCAGTATTTGGTCCCTATTACCCAGACAGCTACTACTTAACAGATGAGTATGAG GCTCAGCCTTTCTGGTATCGCTGTGTGTTTATTCTGCTTTGGGCTAAAGTCATTTTGTATAAATATGTCAGCTGTTGGCTCATAGCG GAGGGTGTGTGTATACTGTCTGGACTAGGCTACAGTGGTGTTGTGGATGGCAAGCACCAGTGGGACGCCTGTGCCAACATGAAGGTGTGGCTCTTTGAAACCACGCCGCTTTTTGGAGGAACCATTGCTTCCTTCAACATCAACACTAACGCCTGGGCTGCCAG acacgTCTTCAAGCGGTTGAAGTTCCTTGGCAATAAGACCATGTCTCACGTGGCCACACTGTTCTTTCTGACAGTTTGGCATGGCCTTCACTCCGGATACATCTTGTGCTTCTCCATGGAGTTTTTCATCATAACTGTAGAGAGACAG gccCTGGCACTGGTGAGGGACAGTCCCTTGTTGACGAAACTGGCCAACAGCGCATTCTACCCTCTCATCTATGTAGTCCAGCAGTTTATACACTGGCTCTTCATGGGCTACCCCCTAGTGCCATTCTGCCTCTTCACCTATGACAAATGGCTCAAG gtgtaTTCGTCTGTCTATTTCTGTGGTCACATTTTCTTCCTCGTAGCCTTTTTAATCATGCCATACCTTCGTATGGTGCTGGTGCCTAAGAAAGAACGGAGCCAGAAAAAGAAGGAATAA
- the tpi1b gene encoding triosephosphate isomerase B — protein MSRKFFVGGNWKMNGDKKSLGELIQTMNGAKVDPNVEVVCGAPSIYLDFARSKLDAKFGVAAQNCYKVPKGAFTGEISPAMIKDCGVNWVILGHSERRHVFGESDELIGQKTAHALENGLGVIACIGEKLDEREGGITEKVVFAQTKVIADNVKDWSKVVLAYEPVWAIGTGKTASPQQAQEVHEKLREWLKTNVSEAVAQSVRIIYGGSVTGATCKELASQKDVDGFLVGGASLKPEFVDIINAKA, from the exons ATGAGCAGGAAATTCTTCGTTGGTGGAAACTGGAAGATGAACGGCGACAAGAAAAGCCTCGGGGAGCTCATCCAGACCATGAACGGAGCCAAGGTGGACCCCAATGTCG AGGTGGTGTGCGGTGCTCCATCAATCTACCTGGACTTTGCCAGGTCCAAGCTGGATGCCAAGTTCGGTGTGGCTGCTCAGAACTGCTACAAAGTTCCCAAGGGTGCCTTCACTGGGGAGATCAG CCCTGCGATGATCAAGGACTGTGGTGTGAACTGGGTGATCCTGGGACACTCTGAGAGGCGCCACGTCTTCGGCGAGAGTGATGAG CTCATTGGCCAGAAGACAGCCCACGCTCTGGAAAACGGTCTTGGTGTGATTGCCTGCATTGGCGAGAAGCTGGACGAGAGAGAGGGCGGCATCACAGAGAAGGTCGTCTTTGCTCAGACCAAGGTCATCGCAG ACAATGTAAAGGACTGGAGCAAGGTCGTGCTTGCTTATGAGCCTGTGTGGGCCATTGGTACCGGCAAGACTGCCTCCCCACAGCAG GCTCAGGAGGTTCATGAGAAACTGAGGGAGTGGCTGAAGACCAATGTATCTGAGGCTGTGGCCCAATCTGTGAGGATCATCTATGGAG gttCTGTGACCGGTGCTACCTGTAAAGAACTTGCCTCCCAGAAGGACGTTGATGGTTTCCTTGTGGGTGGAGCCTCCCTCAAGCCAGAGTTTGTCGATATCATCAACGCCAAGGCATAA
- the LOC121185837 gene encoding zinc finger protein 3 homolog codes for MSRMLSLKAFLSERLTAAAEEIFGAVEKTIAEYKEEIARSKDLEISRLRMQLKLLKSDTRADRCLGTQLQQHTHHHHHHHPPPPPQQHQHHQSVPAVEAPESQHCEEDEGSSMEQEHPEPSQVKKEQQKSHRDFWMGHDAEQLESLESDIKDFISSPSSLKTGLQDPTLPFHPYHHHNNNNNNTTTGEEGKEKPYSCSVCEKRFSNCSHLAAHIRTHTGERPYRCEICRKTFITTSALNRHQTIHTEGKHFVCNYCGKSFKWMESLGRHMRSVHKRENMPI; via the exons atgtccagaatGCTGTCACTGAAAGCCTTTCTCAGCGagagactgacagcagcagcggAGGAGATATTTGGAGCTGTTGAAAAGACAATAGCCGAGTACAAAGAGGAGATTGCTCGTTCAAAAGATTTAGAAATCAGTCGTCTCAGGATGCAGCTGAAGCTCCTCAAGTCAG ACACCCGGGCAGATAGATGTCTTGGaacccagctgcagcagcacacccatcaccaccaccaccatcatcctcctcctcctcctcagcagcatCAACACCATCAGTCAGTTCCTGCAGTGGAGGCCCCTGAGTCCCAGCACTGTGAGGAGGATGAGGGCAGCAGCATGGAACAGGAGCATCCGGAGCCCTCACAGGTCaagaaggagcagcagaagaGCCACAGGGATTTCTGGATGGGTCACGATGCAGAGCAACTTGAAAGCCTTGAGTCAGACATCAAAGACTTCATCTCATCTCCTTCCAGTCTTAAAACTGGTCTGCAGGACCCCACATTACCCTTCCACCCCTACCACCaccacaataacaataacaacaacaccaccaccgGTGAGGAGGGTAAAGAAAAACCCTACAGCTGCTCGGTTTGCGAAAAGCGCTTCAGTAACTGTTCCCACCTCGCAGCTCAtatcaggacacacacaggggagAGGCCATACAGATGTGAGATATGCAGGAAGACTTTTATCACAACGAGCGCCCTGAACAGACACCAGACCATCCACACCGAGGGGAAACACTTTGTGTGTAATTATTGTGGTAAATCCTTTAAATGGATGGAGTCTCTTGGCAGACACATGAGAAGTGTTcacaagagagaaaacatgccCATATGA